Genomic window (Acidobacteriota bacterium):
GTGGACGGGACTTTGGTGGCTTGCCCGGGCGTAGTTTTCGACCAGCTACTGACGTTGGCGTGGATGTCCGGCTTCGCCTTCCGGCTCCGTCCCGGGGACTTCGCCGTGACGAGCCGGCTACGCCGTGACAGGCTTCGCTTCCAACCAAGGGTCGAAAACGAAGCCTGGTGGAGCCGATGGGGATCGAACCCACGACCTCAGCATTGCGAACGCTGCGCTCTCCCAACTGAGCTACGGCCCCACGCGCGGCGGATAATACCTTGATCGGGAACGGGTTGCAAGTGCCGGCAAGGCGTTGTACATCGCTTCTGCCGCGTCCGCATCCGAGTCCGCGCCCGCGTCCGATTTCGCGTTGGCGAGGCGAGTTTCGTCAATGAAATCCAGCGTATTCAAATTCACCTGTGCACCTGATCCAGGATCTTGGGGGCTCCTTTCGACCAGTGTGTTCGAAGAGCCAGTAGTTCATTGGCCTGTCGAGGCATCGACCTCCGAACGAGAATGAACAATTTACGTGACGGCGAAACGCCGCGGTTCACCGTCCGCAGTAGAGACTCGGCGAGAAGTCCGGGCTAGCATCCGAACCTATCGGACACGGACTCGGGCGCGGACGGGGACGCGGGTATCAGTCGATTATAAATGCGACATCAATCGTCGCCTGGTACTCGAGGGCGCCGTCACGAATGCCGCCACGAAGCTCTTTGACCTCGAACCACGAGAGGCCGTGCAAGCTCTCCGACGCTTTTTCAATGGCCGCCTGGATCGCCTGTTCGTAGCTATTGGTCGAGCACCCTGTGACGGTGATTTTCTTGAAGACTGTCTCCGGCATGTTTCGCTCCTCTCTTGTGAATCTGCTTGGAGGTAACCCGGGTGTCTGCGGATCTGTTCCGGAGAGTGGTAGGGCGGCCAGTGATCAGTGATCACTGATTACTCTTTGCCCGCCTTCTTGCCGTCGCCCGCGGGTTCGTCGTCGAGTCCCGACCATAACTGCCACGCTGAGTCGAGGGGCTCGCCACCGTACCAGACGGCGCGGGTGAAGTTTTCGACCCAGGCGTCGAAACCGGGGATGATTCGGAGGTTGTCCTCCATCGCCAGGGTGGCGGGATCGTTGGGCAGTTCGTCGAGAGCTGTTGCAGCGCGGCGCAGCCGCCAACCCCACGAGGATTCCTCGTGGCATTGATCGAGACGTCGTGCCCACAGACGGAGAACGGCGGCGGTTCGCACGGCGTTCGGTTCATGACCGTGGGGGACCATGCACGGAACAAAGGGGTCCATGCCGACCTCATGCATGCTGACGCCGGCCCGCCGTTCGAGAGCGTGCAGGCCGCGGCTGACATCTGCGTGGAAGAGAGCATTTTCAAGCTCTTCCTCGATACCGGTGCCCTCGCAGCCGTCGAGAATCCGGTGACGATCTTTCGGCGTGAGGAGCAACGGTGCGGTGACCGCGAAACGAGCTCCCGCCTTCTTGAGCTGTTCGATGTGCCGTTCCAGCTCGGCACCGGCGCCGGGGAATGGAAAGAGACCGAGCACCGCTCCCCAGGCCGTGTTGTTCCAGGCTTCCGGAAGCTGGAGGCCATCACTCAGGGGGTGGGGGAGTATGGGTAGAAGGAGGGTGACCCTGGGGTTGTCTTCATAGGCATCCAACCCGAGGTCCGATGGCGTCAGCTCTGGATCGTCGAGAACAACGAGA
Coding sequences:
- a CDS encoding dodecin family protein codes for the protein MPETVFKKITVTGCSTNSYEQAIQAAIEKASESLHGLSWFEVKELRGGIRDGALEYQATIDVAFIID